A genomic region of Synergistaceae bacterium contains the following coding sequences:
- the greA gene encoding transcription elongation factor GreA, which translates to MKKTETHEMTRKGYERLSEELTHLRTVKRQEVARQLEEARAFGDLSENAEYAAAKEEQAKLEDRILDLENTLSKVTVIDEAKLDTNRVGIGLTITLEDLDQPGKIFTYELVGSEELSGAAVNAKGIQRISQKSPVGQAISGHIVGAEVLVKIPRGTRKLKIVSINK; encoded by the coding sequence ATGAAGAAAACAGAAACTCATGAGATGACTCGAAAGGGTTACGAGAGATTAAGCGAAGAATTAACGCACTTGAGAACAGTAAAGCGTCAGGAAGTAGCAAGACAATTAGAAGAGGCTAGGGCATTCGGAGACTTGAGCGAGAACGCAGAATATGCAGCAGCTAAAGAAGAACAGGCCAAGCTCGAAGATAGAATATTAGATCTTGAGAATACTTTAAGCAAAGTTACTGTTATAGACGAGGCAAAACTTGACACAAATAGAGTCGGTATAGGCTTAACGATAACGCTTGAAGATTTAGATCAGCCCGGAAAAATTTTCACGTATGAACTCGTAGGCTCTGAAGAATTATCGGGTGCGGCAGTCAACGCGAAAGGAATTCAGAGAATATCACAAAAAAGTCCGGTCGGTCAGGCAATTTCAGGGCATATTGTAGGAGCTGAAGTCCTCGTCAAGATTCCTAGAGGCACAAGAAAGTTAAAAATTGTCTCGATTAATAAATAA